One window of the Natrinema sp. CBA1119 genome contains the following:
- a CDS encoding HalOD1 output domain-containing protein, whose product MTASLASVELESLEFDRESDTYRARYDQDATATSMAVVAAVSNVLDTDPLELDPLHNTIDTDALDDLVRCRDSSNEPVSVSFTVEGHEITALSNGEITLSPLNSERVARENVGITRQ is encoded by the coding sequence ATGACTGCCAGTTTAGCCAGTGTCGAGTTAGAGTCGCTTGAGTTCGATCGGGAGTCAGACACGTACCGTGCCCGGTACGATCAGGACGCGACTGCCACGAGCATGGCCGTTGTCGCCGCAGTGTCGAACGTTCTGGATACCGACCCGCTCGAACTGGACCCGCTTCACAACACGATCGATACCGATGCCCTCGATGATCTGGTTCGATGTCGGGACTCATCGAACGAACCGGTCAGTGTCTCGTTTACGGTCGAAGGGCACGAAATAACCGCGCTCAGTAACGGGGAGATAACGCTCTCTCCACTGAACTCCGAACGTGTCGCCCGCGAGAACGTCGGAATCACACGCCAATGA
- a CDS encoding HalOD1 output domain-containing protein — translation MPSPNDSTDESESPDHSYVTTFDPADGRPSEAVVTAVAAVLEADPAELAPLYDVMDPGALNDLVEHAQRGETDDTHLVWFTYEGLDVGVRSDGEIRIRDVTAAS, via the coding sequence ATGCCCTCCCCAAACGATTCGACGGACGAGTCGGAGTCGCCCGATCACAGCTACGTCACCACGTTCGATCCGGCGGACGGCCGGCCGAGCGAGGCCGTTGTCACCGCAGTCGCCGCGGTTCTCGAGGCCGATCCCGCCGAGCTAGCGCCGCTGTACGACGTCATGGATCCGGGCGCGCTCAACGATCTGGTCGAGCACGCCCAGCGAGGCGAGACCGACGACACTCATCTGGTGTGGTTCACCTACGAGGGCCTCGATGTCGGCGTCCGAAGCGACGGTGAGATCCGGATCCGGGACGTCACTGCAGCCAGCTGA
- a CDS encoding 23S rRNA (uridine(2552)-2'-O)-methyltransferase, producing the protein MAGKDHYYNKAKQEGYRSRAAYKLKQLDQLENVIDRGDTVVDLGAAPGGWLEVAAEAVGSEGNVIGVDFQRIKDFEDHDNVETLRGDMTEDKTRDRVIDAAGGPVDVVVSDMAPNMSGEYSLDQARSLHLARQAFETSIELLDSGGDFVVKVFEGPDVDDFRADVEKEFQYVRATSPKASRDESSEVYFIGKGRLTATVRPGDELEVEIDAVGNEGDGMASVDGYRLFVPDTEEGETVTVCVEDVKPNFGFAQRIDRD; encoded by the coding sequence ATGGCAGGTAAAGACCACTACTACAACAAGGCGAAGCAGGAAGGGTATCGCTCTCGAGCGGCATACAAGCTCAAACAGCTCGACCAGCTCGAGAACGTCATCGATCGCGGCGATACGGTCGTCGACCTGGGGGCGGCCCCCGGCGGCTGGCTCGAGGTCGCCGCCGAGGCGGTCGGCTCGGAGGGGAACGTTATCGGCGTCGACTTCCAGCGGATCAAGGACTTCGAGGACCACGACAACGTGGAGACGCTCCGCGGGGACATGACCGAGGACAAGACCCGCGATCGGGTTATCGACGCCGCCGGGGGCCCGGTCGACGTCGTCGTCTCCGACATGGCACCCAACATGTCCGGGGAGTACTCGCTCGATCAGGCCCGCTCGCTGCACCTCGCACGACAGGCCTTCGAGACGTCCATCGAACTCCTGGACAGCGGCGGGGACTTCGTCGTGAAGGTCTTCGAGGGGCCGGATGTCGACGACTTCCGAGCGGACGTTGAGAAGGAGTTCCAGTACGTCCGTGCGACGTCGCCGAAGGCCAGCCGTGACGAGTCCTCCGAGGTCTACTTTATCGGAAAGGGACGGCTCACCGCGACGGTGCGGCCGGGCGACGAACTCGAGGTCGAGATCGACGCCGTCGGGAACGAGGGCGACGGCATGGCGAGCGTCGACGGCTACCGGCTGTTCGTCCCCGACACGGAGGAAGGCGAGACCGTCACAGTGTGCGTCGAGGACGTCAAGCCGAACTTCGGCTTCGCACAGCGGATCGACCGGGACTGA
- a CDS encoding DNA polymerase sliding clamp, whose protein sequence is MFKAIVSAETLTSALDSVSVLVDECKIHLEEDGLEIRAVDPANVGMVDLSLDASAFESYEADGGLIGVDLSRLEDIAGMADTGQLIQLELDEETRKLHIQIDGLEYTLALIDPDSIRQEPDIPDLDLPAEVVLEGKDVNRSVTAADMVSDHIALGVDETDEFFYVNAEGDTDDVHLELTQDDLIDLQVGPARSLFSLDYLKDMNKAIPKDTEVTLDLGEEFPVKIYFGFAEGQGQVTYMLAPRIQSD, encoded by the coding sequence ATGTTCAAGGCCATCGTGAGCGCCGAAACGCTCACCAGCGCGCTCGATTCGGTGAGCGTGCTGGTCGACGAGTGCAAGATCCACCTCGAGGAAGACGGACTGGAGATCCGCGCCGTCGACCCCGCGAACGTCGGGATGGTCGACCTCTCGCTCGATGCGTCTGCGTTCGAATCCTACGAGGCGGACGGCGGACTGATCGGCGTCGACCTCTCGCGGCTCGAGGATATCGCCGGCATGGCCGACACCGGCCAGCTCATCCAGCTCGAACTCGACGAGGAGACCCGCAAGCTCCACATCCAGATCGACGGGCTCGAGTACACGCTCGCGCTCATCGATCCCGACTCGATCCGCCAAGAGCCGGACATTCCGGACCTCGACCTGCCCGCGGAGGTCGTCCTCGAGGGGAAAGACGTCAACCGCTCCGTAACGGCCGCCGACATGGTGTCCGATCACATCGCACTCGGCGTCGACGAAACTGACGAGTTCTTCTACGTCAACGCGGAGGGCGACACCGACGACGTCCACCTCGAGCTCACCCAGGACGATCTGATCGATCTGCAGGTCGGTCCAGCCCGCTCGCTGTTCTCGCTGGACTACCTCAAGGACATGAACAAGGCGATTCCCAAGGACACCGAGGTCACGCTCGACCTCGGCGAGGAGTTCCCCGTCAAGATCTACTTCGGCTTCGCGGAGGGGCAGGGACAGGTTACCTACATGCTCGCGCCGCGCATCCAGAGCGACTGA
- the priL gene encoding DNA primase regulatory subunit PriL: MQRLHARYPFLEAARESVATEAVDLATVVEQDQAVVDRARQRVITALEEGEVGDSHRDARVELLSYPVARVLVSLVGERVLVRKYARGEAAAAYNRFTADMADTTELKSVETTGLELEDLLAEFDLRDDVREATDGDGYRIDVGTYLPLAEDLWEDEWRLVNRPLDAGEVPVDAEELLALLREAIRSRIEDGLPFEVPDTIATALEDDAAEIREVVADLELTQDIDTVVPDLFPPCMKALLDQIQKGEHLAHHSRFAITAFLTSIGMTTDQIVDLYRVNSSFGEEMTRYQTDHIRGDSSPTEYSPPSCATMQSYGDCVNKDDLCERIPHPMAYYEQRIDDADDDEIEDWREGADGEDSAASGD, translated from the coding sequence ATGCAGCGACTGCACGCGCGGTACCCGTTTCTCGAGGCCGCTCGCGAGTCCGTCGCGACGGAGGCGGTCGATCTCGCGACCGTCGTCGAGCAGGATCAGGCGGTCGTCGACCGCGCACGCCAACGCGTTATTACCGCGCTCGAGGAGGGGGAGGTCGGAGACTCACACCGCGACGCTCGCGTCGAGTTGCTCTCCTATCCCGTCGCGCGGGTGCTCGTCTCACTGGTCGGAGAGCGAGTGCTCGTCCGAAAGTACGCCCGCGGGGAAGCCGCGGCGGCCTACAACCGCTTTACCGCCGACATGGCCGACACCACCGAACTGAAGAGCGTCGAGACGACGGGTCTCGAGCTCGAGGACCTGCTCGCCGAGTTCGACCTGCGGGACGACGTTCGCGAGGCGACCGACGGCGACGGCTATCGGATCGACGTCGGCACCTACCTCCCGCTGGCCGAGGACCTGTGGGAAGACGAGTGGCGACTGGTTAATCGACCGTTGGATGCCGGCGAGGTGCCTGTCGACGCGGAGGAGTTGCTCGCGCTCTTGCGCGAGGCGATCCGGAGCCGTATCGAGGATGGCCTTCCGTTCGAGGTGCCAGACACCATCGCGACCGCGCTCGAGGACGATGCGGCCGAGATCCGTGAGGTGGTCGCCGATCTCGAGTTGACCCAGGACATCGACACGGTCGTTCCGGACCTGTTCCCGCCGTGTATGAAGGCCCTGCTCGATCAGATCCAGAAGGGCGAACACTTGGCGCACCACTCCCGATTCGCGATCACGGCGTTCCTGACGAGTATCGGGATGACCACCGATCAGATCGTCGACCTCTATCGCGTCAACTCGTCGTTCGGCGAGGAGATGACCCGCTACCAGACCGACCACATCCGCGGCGATAGCTCCCCGACGGAGTACTCGCCGCCCTCGTGTGCGACGATGCAGTCCTACGGCGACTGCGTGAACAAAGACGACCTCTGCGAGCGCATTCCGCATCCGATGGCCTACTACGAACAGCGGATCGACGACGCCGACGACGACGAGATCGAGGACTGGCGAGAGGGGGCCGACGGTGAGGACAGTGCCGCGAGCGGCGACTGA
- a CDS encoding helix-turn-helix domain-containing protein, with protein MSVIAEFRVPSSDFELGRILDVEGITSIELENLVPIGEATVPLFWIHNSTRHSFLESVQRHPAVTSAAEVDVFDDRALVTLDWDANHDHLFEGITESEGQLLSAIGTRDSWEFELRFPDHDALSEFRTHCEDAQISLEVQRVYNPTKPDAGPWYGLTELQREAITLAVRMGYYDIPRGCTTKELADELGISDQAVTERLRRAIVSLVTYTLVQSESEG; from the coding sequence ATGAGCGTGATTGCAGAATTCCGGGTTCCATCTTCGGATTTCGAACTCGGACGGATTCTCGACGTGGAGGGGATCACGTCCATCGAACTCGAGAATCTCGTCCCGATCGGCGAGGCGACCGTTCCGCTCTTCTGGATCCACAACTCGACGCGACACTCGTTTCTCGAGTCCGTCCAGCGCCACCCGGCCGTCACCAGCGCGGCTGAGGTAGACGTGTTCGACGACAGGGCGCTCGTCACCCTCGACTGGGATGCGAACCACGATCACCTCTTCGAGGGAATCACCGAGAGCGAGGGACAGCTATTGAGTGCCATCGGAACGCGCGATTCGTGGGAGTTCGAGTTGCGATTTCCCGATCACGACGCCCTCAGCGAGTTCAGAACACACTGTGAGGACGCACAGATTTCACTGGAGGTACAGCGCGTGTACAACCCGACGAAACCGGACGCCGGTCCGTGGTACGGATTGACCGAACTCCAGCGCGAAGCGATCACGCTCGCCGTCCGGATGGGATACTACGACATACCGAGAGGCTGTACGACCAAGGAACTCGCGGACGAACTCGGGATTTCGGATCAGGCCGTGACGGAACGACTCCGTCGTGCGATCGTGTCGCTCGTCACGTACACGCTCGTCCAGTCCGAGTCGGAGGGCTGA
- a CDS encoding helix-turn-helix domain-containing protein, with protein MATVMEFTSPADEFPLGTVFQNLPEVTIKMERLLPQEDLIIPYFWVRGAAAEDIEAAFETHAGLVTLKLIDSVDDEYLMRAEWEPEYFGILSALTETNISVLSGVGTKAGWDFEVRGESREAISDFRTNCQAHDIPIEITAVHQLLPIQGDDYELTDTQREALVLAYERGYFDSPREASLEDIAAELGITQQSLSSRLRRGHRRLIGGTLTNQ; from the coding sequence ATGGCTACCGTGATGGAATTTACGAGTCCGGCGGACGAGTTTCCATTGGGGACGGTCTTCCAAAATCTCCCCGAGGTAACGATCAAGATGGAGCGACTCCTCCCCCAGGAGGACCTGATAATCCCGTATTTCTGGGTCCGGGGTGCGGCCGCCGAGGACATCGAAGCTGCGTTCGAAACCCACGCTGGATTGGTTACCCTCAAACTCATCGACAGCGTCGACGACGAGTATCTCATGCGTGCGGAGTGGGAACCGGAGTATTTCGGCATCCTGAGCGCCCTTACCGAAACCAACATCTCCGTTCTCTCCGGAGTCGGAACGAAAGCGGGGTGGGACTTCGAAGTCCGCGGTGAGAGCCGTGAGGCGATCAGCGACTTCCGTACCAACTGCCAAGCGCACGACATTCCCATTGAGATTACCGCAGTTCACCAGTTGCTCCCGATACAGGGCGACGACTACGAGTTGACCGACACCCAGCGAGAAGCGCTGGTGTTGGCTTACGAACGCGGATACTTCGATTCGCCGCGTGAGGCCTCGCTCGAGGATATCGCCGCGGAACTCGGAATCACGCAGCAGTCGCTTTCGTCTCGACTCAGACGCGGTCACCGACGGCTCATCGGCGGGACGCTCACCAATCAGTAA
- a CDS encoding alpha/beta fold hydrolase yields the protein MPQATRDGVSIYYEHERRDGDGRAPIVFVQGLGFGRWMWRWQREAVADEYDVIAPDNRGTGRSDVGLPPLVARLPGTLRALVLLKLAGYSMGGLAADLEAVLDDAGIYDAHIVGASMGGMIAQRYALEYSRTKSLTLCCTSHGGPDAAPVPEETQERMFETPDGASERETIRHRMRPAFNERFTNRNPHLMDRIIEWRLEQDAGAPAREAQAAAVQNFDVSDRLDGLRVPTLLLHGTDDQVVPVENARLLEEKISDSRLELVEGGSHLFFIEDDELVNEHLLAFLDEQE from the coding sequence ATGCCACAGGCGACGAGAGACGGCGTGTCGATTTACTACGAACACGAGCGACGTGACGGGGACGGGCGAGCGCCGATCGTGTTCGTGCAGGGACTCGGATTCGGTCGGTGGATGTGGCGCTGGCAGCGCGAGGCAGTTGCCGACGAGTACGACGTGATCGCTCCGGACAACCGGGGCACCGGCCGCTCGGACGTCGGCCTGCCGCCGCTCGTGGCGCGACTGCCGGGGACGCTCCGCGCCCTCGTCCTCCTCAAACTGGCCGGTTACTCGATGGGGGGGCTCGCAGCGGACCTCGAGGCCGTTCTCGACGACGCGGGGATCTACGACGCCCACATCGTCGGCGCGAGCATGGGCGGGATGATCGCCCAGCGCTACGCGCTGGAGTACTCCCGGACGAAGTCACTGACGCTGTGTTGTACGTCCCACGGGGGTCCCGACGCGGCACCGGTGCCCGAGGAGACGCAGGAACGCATGTTCGAGACGCCGGACGGAGCCAGCGAGCGGGAGACGATCCGCCACCGAATGCGACCCGCGTTCAACGAGCGGTTCACCAACCGGAACCCCCACCTGATGGATCGAATCATCGAGTGGCGACTCGAGCAGGACGCCGGTGCCCCCGCTCGCGAGGCCCAGGCTGCCGCCGTCCAGAACTTCGACGTCAGCGACCGCCTCGACGGGCTCCGCGTGCCGACGTTGCTCCTCCACGGGACCGACGACCAGGTCGTCCCCGTCGAAAACGCGCGGCTGCTCGAGGAGAAGATTTCGGACAGCCGCCTCGAACTCGTCGAGGGCGGTTCGCACCTCTTCTTCATCGAAGACGACGAACTGGTCAACGAACACCTGCTGGCCTTCCTCGACGAGCAGGAGTGA
- a CDS encoding ribbon-helix-helix domain-containing protein produces the protein MPKISVEIPQELLEDLDDHVGDDGKFVNRSDAIRSSIRKNLDILDEIDERHDRLETEE, from the coding sequence ATGCCCAAGATCAGCGTCGAAATTCCGCAGGAACTCCTCGAGGATCTGGACGACCACGTCGGCGACGACGGGAAGTTCGTCAACCGCAGCGACGCGATTCGCTCCTCGATCCGAAAGAACCTGGACATCTTGGACGAGATCGACGAGCGCCACGACCGCCTCGAGACGGAGGAGTAG